The following coding sequences are from one Cervus canadensis isolate Bull #8, Minnesota chromosome 4, ASM1932006v1, whole genome shotgun sequence window:
- the LOC122439278 gene encoding interleukin-3-like encodes MSSLSILHLLLLLLALHAPQAKGLPVTTSRPRYSALMKEIMNDLEKITTTPTDSLSSDEKNFLTKESLLQKNLKVFMTFATDTFGNDSKIMKNLKEFQPVLPTATSTENPIFIEKNKLGDFRMKLEEYLAIIRNYLKSKNLWFP; translated from the exons ATGAGCAGTCTCTCCATCTTGCATCTGCTCCTGCTCCTGCTTGCACTCCATGCCCCTCAGGCAAAGGGGTTGCCTGTCACGACATCGAGGCCTCGATATTCTGCCTTGATGAAGGAAATTATGAATGACTTAGAGAAAATAACTACGACTCCAACA GACTCCTTGAGCTCAGATGAGAAGAATTTCCTGACG AAAGAGAGCCTTCTGCAGAAAAACCTGAAAGTATTCATGACATTTGCCACAGATACTTTTGGAAATGATTCAAAAATCATGAAAAATCTTAAG GAATTCCAGCCAGTGCTGCCCACAGCCACATCCACG GAAAATCcaatttttattgagaaaaacaAGTTGGGGGATTTTCGAATGAAACTGGAAGAATATTTGGCTATCATTAGAAACTATCTGAAGTCCAAGAACCTGTGGTTTCCCTAA